The genomic window CTTTTAGAGCGAGCAGTCACTTTACCTCCATTTCCAAGCAGTTCATTAATCctttatttgctttttgtAGTCCAATATAATGCCATCAACTTGTTGGATTTTTCATTAAGTCAGCCTATCTAATAAACCAATCCTAATGCAGTATTTTCGCACCCACAACACCATACATCCTCTCTTCTCCGGCACAGGAGGCAGCCGTGGTACCACCGGAAATGGGAGCAATACCCCCATGGCTGGAACCGGTCCAAAGACAGTTGGTAGGTGGCTCAAGGACCgtaaggaaaagaagaaagaagagactAGGACTCAGAATGCACAGGTTCACGCAGCTGTTTCTGTTGCAGCGGTTGCATCTGCTGTGGCAGCTGTAGCAGCAGCCACAGCAGCTTCTTCCCCTGGTAAGAACGAGCAGATGGCCAGAATCGATATGGCCATGGCTTCAGCGGCTGCTCTGGTGGCTGCTCAGTGTGTGGAGGCTGCAGAAATCATGGGAGCAGATAGGGATCATTTGACATCCGTGGTGAGCTCTGCCGTGAATGTTAAGTCCCATGACGATATTGTCACCCTTACTGCAGCTGCTGCAACAGGTACTGCATTAAAACGTAGTCACCCTTACTTCTGTAGAGATTCCATACCTGAATTCACCCCCTTTTCTTTTGCAGCTCTGCGAGGAGCAGCTACACTCAAGGCAAGAGCGCTTAAGGAAGTATGGAACATAGCTGCAGTATTGCCAGCCGAGAAAGGGGCAAGTTCAGCGTTGTGTGGACAGGTTGACACAAAGCATAGTGATAGCAGCTTTAGTGGAGAATTACCTGTGGCTGGGGAAGACTTCCTTGGCGTCTGTAACCAGGAATTACTAGCTAAAGGCACTGAGCTCCTCAAACGAACTCGTGGAGGTACTCCAAAGCTACACCCGTATAAATGATTTGTAAGCCAAGTAAAAAGCAAGGGTCGCTGACCTTGAATTTTGAAAGCAGGTGAACTCCACTGGAAGATTGTCTCTGTCTACATCAACAAAGCAGGCCAAGCTGTgctgaaaatgaaaagtaaacaCGTTGGAGGGACCttcacaaagaagaagaaacgtaGGTTCTTCTCAGCACAAACATTTCATCTCTTACACTAGCCTGGCTTTTAAAGTAAAGCTAGATAGATAATACAAGTCATAATAGTCTTTGATTTGGACTTGTGTTGCAGATATGGTGCTTGAAGTGAGAAAGGATATACCTGCATGGGCTGGCAGAGATCTTTTCAACGGAGACAAGCATCACTACTTTGGCTTAAAGACAGAAACAAAGAGGGTCATTGAATTTGAGTGCAGAAACCAAAGGGAATACGAGATATGGACTCAGGGCGTATCCAGGCTACTTGCCATTGCTGctgagaagaagcagaaaagtTCCATGTCCAAATGGATGGCACCTTAACAACATAAGCTAGGAAAGAAGTAGATGCTTTGTAGAACGAACTGCTTATGATAAGAATAGGTTTAAACATAATGGAGTAGAAGACATTCCCTTTTGTAATATCCTTTTATTCAATTGAGTGAACAGAGATGACTTCTAAAGCTAACAACAACCTTCACAAGTACAAATGTATTGGATTCTCCTATCATGTTACAAGCAGTGATCAACATTTCTTTACAACCCAAATTTCCTTTTGCAGACAAAAGAATTTGAACATATGAACTAGATAACAATGGCACAGTCTTAAGAGCAATCTGAAAGAGACAAGACTGCCTAACTATCAACAGCCCTTAAGAGAGTGAGGAGAGATAGGAAGAGATTAATGACATccaaataaagagaaacagCAGCCCAGATGTACTCGTCATAGGAGTGCCTCTTGATCAAGTTGTCGGTATCATATACAATGTAGCCACAGAAGATGATGG from Arabidopsis thaliana chromosome 3, partial sequence includes these protein-coding regions:
- the FKD1 gene encoding FORKED 1 (FORKED 1 (FKD1); CONTAINS InterPro DOMAIN/s: Pleckstrin-like, plant (InterPro:IPR013666), Protein of unknown function DUF828 (InterPro:IPR008546); BEST Arabidopsis thaliana protein match is: Plant protein of unknown function (DUF828) with plant pleckstrin homology-like region (TAIR:AT3G22810.1); Has 35333 Blast hits to 34131 proteins in 2444 species: Archae - 798; Bacteria - 22429; Metazoa - 974; Fungi - 991; Plants - 531; Viruses - 0; Other Eukaryotes - 9610 (source: NCBI BLink).), with protein sequence MQYFRTHNTIHPLFSGTGGSRGTTGNGSNTPMAGTGPKTVGRWLKDRKEKKKEETRTQNAQVHAAVSVAAVASAVAAVAAATAASSPGKNEQMARIDMAMASAAALVAAQCVEAAEIMGADRDHLTSVVSSAVNVKSHDDIVTLTAAAATALRGAATLKARALKEVWNIAAVLPAEKGASSALCGQVDTKHSDSSFSGELPVAGEDFLGVCNQELLAKGTELLKRTRGGELHWKIVSVYINKAGQAVLKMKSKHVGGTFTKKKKHMVLEVRKDIPAWAGRDLFNGDKHHYFGLKTETKRVIEFECRNQREYEIWTQGVSRLLAIAAEKKQKSSMSKWMAP
- the FKD1 gene encoding FORKED 1 (FORKED 1 (FKD1); CONTAINS InterPro DOMAIN/s: Pleckstrin-like, plant (InterPro:IPR013666), Protein of unknown function DUF828 (InterPro:IPR008546); BEST Arabidopsis thaliana protein match is: Plant protein of unknown function (DUF828) with plant pleckstrin homology-like region (TAIR:AT3G22810.1); Has 742 Blast hits to 348 proteins in 78 species: Archae - 0; Bacteria - 118; Metazoa - 127; Fungi - 51; Plants - 226; Viruses - 0; Other Eukaryotes - 220 (source: NCBI BLink).); this translates as MERELRRPNPINSSRRPEIFSSGGSSTQLPESPRGPMEFLSRSWSVSALEVSRALHTAKSASATNRPPSSINTPIPEETLNPEKEECPPENSTSVSSQFSFAASATSQLVLERIMSQSEVSPLTSGRLSHSSGPLNGGGSFTETDSPPISPSDEFDDVIKYFRTHNTIHPLFSGTGGSRGTTGNGSNTPMAGTGPKTVGRWLKDRKEKKKEETRTQNAQVHAAVSVAAVASAVAAVAAATAASSPGKNEQMARIDMAMASAAALVAAQCVEAAEIMGADRDHLTSVVSSAVNVKSHDDIVTLTAAAATALRGAATLKARALKEVWNIAAVLPAEKGASSALCGQVDTKHSDSSFSGELPVAGEDFLGVCNQELLAKGTELLKRTRGGELHWKIVSVYINKAGQAVLKMKSKHVGGTFTKKKKHMVLEVRKDIPAWAGRDLFNGDKHHYFGLKTETKRVIEFECRNQREYEIWTQGVSRLLAIAAEKKQKSSMSKWMAP